A section of the Pseudomonas sp. Q1-7 genome encodes:
- a CDS encoding type II toxin-antitoxin system MqsA family antitoxin, translating into MKCPVCDQAGLVHDFRDKPYTHEGVTAVIPNVEADWCAACREGPVENIARAAE; encoded by the coding sequence ATGAAATGCCCAGTCTGCGACCAGGCCGGCCTGGTCCATGACTTCCGCGATAAGCCCTACACGCACGAGGGTGTGACAGCCGTCATCCCGAATGTGGAGGCCGATTGGTGTGCCGCCTGTCGTGAAGGGCCTGTCGAAAACATCGCACGTGCCGCTGAATAG
- a CDS encoding helix-turn-helix domain-containing protein, with the protein MALTHSLLAPGELAQKIGANAREARLAQNLSRKSLAQMAGVSESTIKRFESKGQVTLDALVLIATALGATRQLAELFKHEHPVSLEEIKQVGRTRGRQ; encoded by the coding sequence TTGGCCCTGACCCATTCCCTGCTCGCCCCTGGCGAACTGGCCCAGAAGATCGGTGCCAACGCCCGGGAGGCTCGACTCGCACAGAACCTCTCCCGTAAGTCCTTGGCGCAGATGGCGGGTGTTTCCGAGTCGACAATCAAGCGGTTCGAGTCCAAGGGGCAGGTCACCCTCGATGCCCTGGTGCTCATCGCCACGGCACTTGGCGCCACACGCCAACTCGCTGAACTGTTCAAGCATGAGCACCCTGTCTCGCTTGAAGAAATCAAACAAGTAGGACGTACCCGGGGACGCCAATGA
- a CDS encoding pyocin activator PrtN family protein, producing the protein MKTLFLLMAQYDGQAIIPLDRVCQDYFSHLSTEMFQRKALRGALKIPIVRMEPSQKSAKGVHLEDLAVYLDARRSEAVRERDQLSGDRRAGRAR; encoded by the coding sequence ATGAAAACACTGTTTTTGCTGATGGCACAGTATGACGGGCAGGCAATAATCCCACTTGATCGAGTTTGCCAGGACTACTTTTCACATCTCAGCACCGAGATGTTCCAACGCAAAGCGCTGAGAGGCGCGCTAAAGATCCCCATCGTGCGCATGGAGCCGAGCCAAAAGTCTGCCAAGGGAGTACACCTTGAGGATTTAGCAGTATACCTAGATGCCCGGCGATCAGAGGCAGTAAGGGAGCGAGATCAACTCAGTGGCGACCGCCGCGCCGGGAGAGCCCGTTAA
- a CDS encoding IS3 family transposase (programmed frameshift), whose product MSKRKKYSPEFKREAIELVRRSGASCRQVALEIGVAPNLLTRWVREAQPSAEKAFPGTGSPRDEELARLKRELARVTKERDFLKRRGSVLCQGVIERYTVIQRCRNEYPVRLMCRCLKVSASGYYAWQDREPSPRAQENARLVRRIREIHEDSRGVIGAPRMHEDLLDEGEIVSLNRVARLMAAERIQGWPRRKRRGFGRVASGRPAGVKNLLERDFTVQEPERKWVTDITEIATLEGKLFLCVVLDLYSKLVIGWSMHHRQDRQMVIRAVEMAIWQRQGDWSVILHSDRGSQFTSADYQRFLNRNTLVCSMSAVGHCGDNAACEGFFGQLKRERVAHQSYRTRDEARADLFDYIERFHNPRMRRRVARQDLKFSALFKPSVEMG is encoded by the exons ATGTCCAAGCGCAAGAAATACAGCCCCGAATTCAAGCGGGAAGCCATCGAGCTGGTTCGTCGTTCAGGGGCGAGCTGCCGACAGGTGGCCCTGGAGATTGGTGTTGCTCCCAACCTGCTCACACGCTGGGTTCGGGAGGCACAACCAAGCGCAGAGAAAGCCTTCCCTGGAACGGGAAGTCCGCGGGATGAGGAGCTTGCCCGCCTCAAGCGCGAGTTGGCCCGAGTAACCAAGGAACGTGATTTTTTAA AGAGACGCGGCAGCGTACTTTGCCAAGGAGTCATCGAGCGGTACACGGTGATCCAGCGCTGCCGCAACGAGTACCCGGTACGACTGATGTGCCGTTGTCTGAAGGTTTCTGCCAGTGGCTATTACGCCTGGCAGGATCGCGAGCCAAGCCCACGTGCTCAAGAGAATGCGCGCCTGGTGAGGCGTATTCGGGAGATCCACGAGGACAGCCGTGGAGTGATCGGAGCGCCACGGATGCACGAGGATCTGCTCGACGAGGGCGAAATCGTCAGCCTGAACCGCGTTGCTCGCCTGATGGCCGCTGAGCGCATTCAAGGCTGGCCCCGCCGTAAGAGACGTGGCTTTGGAAGAGTCGCCAGCGGCCGTCCAGCAGGCGTGAAAAACCTGCTGGAGCGCGATTTCACCGTGCAGGAACCGGAGCGCAAGTGGGTCACGGATATCACGGAGATAGCCACACTGGAAGGCAAGCTCTTCCTATGCGTGGTGCTCGACCTGTACAGCAAGTTGGTGATCGGTTGGTCGATGCATCACCGTCAGGATCGGCAGATGGTGATTCGAGCGGTGGAGATGGCGATCTGGCAGCGCCAAGGTGACTGGTCGGTGATCCTACATTCGGATCGCGGTAGCCAATTCACCAGTGCTGACTACCAGCGCTTTCTGAATCGCAACACGCTGGTCTGCAGCATGAGTGCCGTCGGGCATTGCGGCGACAACGCTGCCTGTGAAGGCTTCTTCGGTCAGCTCAAACGGGAGCGCGTTGCCCATCAATCGTATCGAACTCGTGATGAAGCTCGGGCGGATTTATTCGACTACATCGAGCGGTTTCATAACCCACGAATGCGTCGTAGAGTCGCCCGGCAAGATCTGAAGTTTTCAGCCCTTTTCAAACCGTCCGTGGAAATGGGGTAG